The genomic stretch TGAGGCCTTGAAATTTGATCGCGAAAAGACAAAAGGCTTCCGCCTCAATATACCTGCGGGTACGGCAGTAAGATTTGAACCAGGGCAAGAGCGCGAAGTTGAATTGGTTGCCTATTCAGGATCCAGACAGGTTTATGGGTTCAATGGAAAAATTATGGGACAGTTGGAGAGCGAATAATGAGTGAGATAAGTAGACGAGCTTATGCTGACATGTATGGCCCCACAACGGGTGACCGAGTGCGTTTGGGGGATACGGAACTGTGGATTGAAGTCGAGCAGGATAAAACTTCCTATGGTGAGGAAGTCAAGTTCGGCGGTGGCAAGGTCATTCGGGATGGAATGGGGCAGAGCCAAAGAACTTCCAAAGAATCGGTGGATGTTGTGATTACGAATGCTTTGATCCTCGACCATTGGGGTATCGTCAAGGCCGATATCGGAATTAAATCGGGTCGGATTGTAGGTATAGGAAAAGCTGGGAATCCTGACGTACAACCTGATGTTGACATCATCATCGGTCCCGGGACGGAAGCGATTGCAGGGGAAGGGCTCATTGCTACTGCTGGTGCCCTGGACGCGCATATCCATTTCATTTGTCCACAACAAGTAGATGAAGCACTTATGTCTGGAATTACAACCATGCTTGGAGGTGGTACCGGTCCAGCGGCTGGGACAAACGCGACAACCTGTACGCCGGGACCATGGAACATTCAGCGCATGTATCAGGCTGTTGAAGAATTGCCGATGAATTTTGGTTTTATGGGAAAAGGAAATGCCAGTCTCCCTGCCGCTCTTGAAGAGCAGGTTCTTGCAGGGGCTATGGGATTAAAATTGCATGAA from Alphaproteobacteria bacterium encodes the following:
- a CDS encoding urease subunit alpha — its product is MSEISRRAYADMYGPTTGDRVRLGDTELWIEVEQDKTSYGEEVKFGGGKVIRDGMGQSQRTSKESVDVVITNALILDHWGIVKADIGIKSGRIVGIGKAGNPDVQPDVDIIIGPGTEAIAGEGLIATAGALDAHIHFICPQQVDEALMSGITTMLGGGTGPAAGTNATTCTPGPWNIQRMYQAVEELPMNFGFMGKGNASLPAALEEQVLAGAMGLKLHE
- a CDS encoding urease subunit beta; this translates as EALKFDREKTKGFRLNIPAGTAVRFEPGQEREVELVAYSGSRQVYGFNGKIMGQLESE